In the Clostridium sporogenes genome, one interval contains:
- the xdh gene encoding selenium-dependent xanthine dehydrogenase codes for MYEFILNGRNVSVSENINLLEYLRDHEDLTSVKNGCAEGACGACMILLDGRAVRACLNTTAKVHGKEIKTVEGLTEFEKEVFTWAFSKAGAVQCGFCIPGMIISAKALLDKNLNPNKKEIKTAIRGNVCRCTGYVKIIRAIEIAAEALRNGKLILDEEYKGKVGESIPRIDARDKVLGIGKYVDDMKIEGMIFGSALRTKYPRALVKNIDISEALKHPDVEAIITAKDVPGKRYIGHIMKDWPAMIDVGEETRYVGDSVALVAAKNKNALKEILNLIKVEYEELEPISDPNIAMGEEAPKIHPKGNVLTVEKVNRGDVDEAIANSKYVVTNHYSTPFTEHAFLEPESALAMPDGDGVIVYTGSQGIYDEKREVSELLGLPQEKVRVISKYVGGGFGGKEDMSVQHHAALLAWIIKKPVKVTLSRKESIMIHPKRHAMEMTITTACDEEGTLTAFKADIISDTGAYASLGGPVLQRACTHAAGPYKCPNVKIKGTAVYTNNPPGGAFRGFGVTQSVFGSECNLNLLAEKVDISPWEIRFKNAVEPGDALPNGQIADEGTAIKETLLAVKDAYEKNKCAGIASCMKNAGVGVGIPDIGRCNLVVVDGKVHIRTSAACIGQGLGTILTQIICETTDILPEQIILDLPDTKFAPDSGTTTASRQTVFTGEATRVAALKLKDKLSTASLKECEGEEFYGEYQGITDPINSNKKNPVSHVAYGYATQVVILDENGKVEKVVAAHDVGKAINVTNVEAQIDGGVVMGLGYAFTEDYPLNKSVPTGKFGTLGLFRATDVPEIEYIIVEKNTNDLAYGAKGVGEITTVPAAPAAQGAYLKFDGQFRTKLPLEDTAYRKKKK; via the coding sequence GTGTATGAATTTATCTTAAATGGAAGAAATGTATCTGTTTCAGAAAATATAAATTTGCTTGAATATTTGAGGGATCATGAGGATTTAACTTCAGTAAAAAATGGCTGTGCAGAAGGAGCCTGTGGAGCCTGTATGATACTTCTCGATGGCAGGGCTGTTAGAGCATGCCTAAATACAACTGCAAAAGTACATGGTAAAGAGATTAAAACTGTAGAAGGGTTAACAGAATTTGAAAAAGAAGTTTTTACATGGGCCTTTTCTAAAGCTGGTGCAGTACAATGTGGTTTTTGCATTCCTGGAATGATAATAAGTGCAAAAGCACTTTTAGATAAAAATCTAAATCCAAATAAAAAAGAAATTAAAACTGCAATTAGGGGAAACGTATGCAGATGTACTGGATATGTAAAAATAATAAGAGCTATTGAAATAGCTGCAGAAGCTCTTAGAAATGGTAAGCTTATACTTGATGAAGAATATAAAGGAAAAGTAGGAGAAAGTATTCCAAGGATAGATGCAAGAGATAAAGTTTTAGGTATAGGAAAATATGTAGATGATATGAAGATAGAGGGAATGATTTTTGGCTCTGCTTTAAGAACAAAATATCCTAGAGCATTAGTGAAAAATATTGATATAAGTGAGGCTTTAAAGCATCCAGATGTAGAAGCAATTATTACAGCAAAGGATGTTCCAGGGAAAAGATATATAGGACATATTATGAAAGATTGGCCTGCAATGATAGATGTTGGTGAGGAAACAAGATATGTTGGAGATTCAGTAGCCTTAGTAGCTGCAAAAAATAAGAATGCTTTAAAAGAAATACTTAATTTAATAAAGGTAGAATATGAAGAATTAGAACCTATTTCTGACCCTAATATAGCTATGGGTGAAGAGGCACCTAAAATTCATCCCAAGGGAAATGTTTTAACAGTGGAGAAAGTTAATAGAGGAGATGTGGATGAGGCAATAGCTAATTCTAAATATGTGGTTACAAATCACTATTCCACTCCATTTACTGAACATGCTTTTTTAGAACCTGAAAGTGCTTTGGCCATGCCAGATGGGGATGGAGTCATTGTTTATACAGGATCTCAGGGGATATATGATGAGAAAAGAGAAGTTTCTGAACTTTTAGGACTTCCTCAAGAAAAAGTTAGGGTTATAAGCAAATATGTAGGTGGTGGCTTTGGTGGTAAAGAAGATATGAGCGTACAACATCATGCTGCTCTCCTTGCATGGATTATTAAAAAGCCCGTTAAAGTAACTTTAAGTCGTAAAGAAAGTATAATGATTCATCCTAAAAGACATGCTATGGAAATGACAATTACTACTGCTTGTGATGAAGAAGGAACTTTAACTGCCTTTAAAGCAGATATTATATCAGATACTGGGGCCTATGCATCTTTAGGAGGTCCTGTACTTCAAAGGGCTTGTACTCATGCGGCTGGACCATATAAATGCCCTAATGTAAAGATAAAAGGTACAGCAGTATATACTAATAATCCTCCAGGTGGGGCATTTAGAGGATTCGGAGTAACGCAATCAGTTTTTGGATCAGAGTGTAATTTAAATCTTTTAGCTGAAAAAGTTGATATATCTCCTTGGGAAATAAGATTTAAAAATGCAGTGGAACCAGGTGATGCATTACCTAATGGACAAATTGCCGATGAAGGAACAGCTATAAAAGAAACTCTATTGGCTGTGAAAGATGCCTATGAAAAGAATAAATGTGCTGGAATAGCCAGTTGTATGAAAAATGCAGGAGTTGGTGTTGGAATACCGGATATTGGAAGATGTAATTTAGTAGTTGTTGATGGAAAGGTTCACATAAGAACCAGCGCAGCTTGTATAGGTCAAGGACTTGGAACAATTCTTACACAAATAATATGTGAAACAACAGATATATTACCAGAGCAGATAATTTTAGATTTACCTGATACAAAATTTGCACCAGATTCAGGAACAACCACAGCATCAAGACAAACAGTATTTACTGGAGAAGCTACAAGAGTGGCAGCTTTAAAGCTTAAAGATAAATTATCCACTGCATCATTAAAAGAGTGTGAAGGTGAAGAATTCTATGGAGAATATCAAGGTATAACAGATCCTATTAACTCTAATAAAAAGAATCCAGTAAGTCACGTAGCTTATGGTTATGCAACACAAGTTGTTATTCTTGATGAAAATGGGAAAGTAGAAAAAGTAGTTGCAGCGCATGATGTTGGAAAGGCTATAAATGTTACAAATGTAGAAGCACAAATTGACGGTGGAGTAGTCATGGGACTTGGATATGCATTTACAGAGGATTATCCTTTAAATAAATCTGTTCCAACTGGTAAATTTGGAACTTTAGGATTATTTAGAGCTACAGATGTACCAGAAATTGAATATATAATAGTTGAAAAAAATACAAATGATTTAGCTTATGGAGCAAAAGGAGTAGGGGAAATTACAACTGTACCAGCAGCTCCAGCAGCTCAAGGAGCTTACCTAAAGTTCGATGGACAATTTAGAACAAAACTTCCTCTTGAAGATACTGCTTATAGAAAAAAGAAAAAATAA
- the purE gene encoding 5-(carboxyamino)imidazole ribonucleotide mutase, whose protein sequence is MKVAIIFGSKSDTDKMKGAAKALKEFNIEYKAYILSAHRVPEKLMETIKCLEKEGYECIIAGAGLAAHLPGVIASHTILPVIGVPIEAALGGMDSLLAIVQMPKSIPVATVGINNSYNAGMLAVQMLSLKNEELREKLIEYRKNMKEKFINDNKEGVEL, encoded by the coding sequence ATGAAAGTAGCTATCATTTTTGGAAGTAAATCTGATACTGATAAAATGAAAGGAGCAGCTAAAGCTTTAAAGGAGTTTAATATAGAATATAAAGCATATATACTTTCAGCTCATAGAGTACCAGAAAAATTAATGGAAACAATTAAATGTTTAGAAAAAGAAGGTTATGAATGCATAATTGCTGGAGCAGGACTTGCAGCACATTTACCTGGTGTTATAGCTTCTCATACTATCTTACCAGTTATAGGAGTGCCTATTGAAGCTGCACTTGGAGGCATGGATTCACTTTTGGCCATAGTTCAAATGCCTAAATCTATACCAGTAGCTACAGTAGGAATAAATAACAGCTATAATGCGGGAATGCTTGCGGTACAAATGTTATCCTTAAAAAATGAAGAATTAAGAGAAAAGCTTATAGAATATAGAAAGAATATGAAAGAAAAATTTATAAATGATAATAAAGAGGGAGTGGAATTATAA
- a CDS encoding phosphoribosylaminoimidazolesuccinocarboxamide synthase: protein MEKRDMLYEGKAKKIFGTDDKDTVVVYYKDDATAFNGEKKGTIEDKGVMNNSITSMLFELLEKNGVKTHFIKKMNEREQLCKKVEIVPLEVIVRNIAAGSMAKRLGLLEGRKLDTTVFEISYKNDDLNDPLINDYHAVAIGLTNFEELKEMYSIAEKVNNTLKEFFDKQGIILVDFKIEIGRFNGKLLLADEISPDTCRLWDKDTGEKLDKDRFRRDMGNVKEAYMEILKRVNN, encoded by the coding sequence ATGGAAAAAAGAGATATGTTATATGAAGGAAAGGCTAAAAAAATATTTGGAACAGATGATAAGGATACAGTTGTTGTATATTACAAAGACGACGCTACAGCATTTAATGGTGAAAAGAAAGGAACCATTGAGGATAAAGGAGTTATGAATAATTCTATAACTTCAATGTTATTTGAACTTTTAGAAAAAAATGGAGTAAAAACACATTTCATAAAAAAAATGAATGAAAGAGAACAACTTTGTAAGAAAGTAGAAATAGTTCCACTAGAAGTTATAGTTAGAAATATAGCAGCAGGGAGTATGGCAAAAAGATTAGGACTTTTAGAAGGAAGAAAATTAGATACTACTGTATTTGAAATAAGTTATAAAAATGATGATTTAAATGATCCACTTATAAATGATTATCATGCAGTAGCCATAGGTCTTACAAATTTTGAAGAATTAAAAGAAATGTATTCTATAGCAGAAAAAGTAAATAACACATTAAAAGAATTCTTTGATAAGCAAGGAATAATCTTAGTTGACTTTAAAATAGAAATAGGAAGATTTAATGGAAAACTTCTTCTAGCAGATGAAATATCTCCAGATACTTGTAGATTATGGGATAAGGATACAGGTGAAAAATTAGACAAAGATAGATTTAGAAGAGATATGGGAAATGTAAAAGAAGCTTATATGGAAATCTTAAAAAGAGTTAATAATTAA
- the purF gene encoding amidophosphoribosyltransferase: MCMCHMLEDLNENMPFDLEGDKFKEECGVFGVFSKDKNSKSAEIAYYGLYALQHRGQESAGIVISDGEKFKHHKGMGLVSDVFSKETIEGLRGQSAIGHVRYSTTGASKSDNAQPIVGTYKLGSIAIAHNGNLVNAAVIRELLEDGGCIFQTSIDTEVLLNLIARSAKKGIDKAVVDAIQAIKGSYAIVILTEDKLIGARDPHGIRPMCLGKIGEDYLLSSESCAFDCVGGEFIRDIEPGEIVIIDESGIDSIKFAEKTKCHTCAFEYIYFARPDSTMDGINVYESRVRAGRKLYEEYPVDADIVIGVPDSGIPAAVGYAEASQIPYGIGFIKNKYVGRTFIAPSQELREKAVSVKLNPLKINVEGKRVVIIDDSIVRGTTSKRLVQILRKAGAKEVHFRVSSPMVKYPCYFGIDTPYRKDLIGAHLEAEEIREKIGADSLAYISMEGLVETLNKEKGFCLGCFNGIYPISAPIEMPKDSLE, from the coding sequence ATGTGTATGTGCCATATGTTAGAGGATTTAAATGAAAACATGCCTTTTGATTTAGAAGGGGATAAGTTTAAAGAAGAATGTGGTGTATTTGGAGTATTTTCTAAAGACAAGAATTCAAAGTCAGCTGAAATAGCTTATTATGGATTATATGCTCTTCAACATAGGGGTCAAGAAAGCGCAGGAATAGTTATATCTGATGGAGAGAAGTTTAAACACCATAAAGGTATGGGTCTAGTATCAGATGTTTTTAGTAAAGAAACTATAGAAGGATTAAGAGGACAATCTGCTATAGGTCATGTTAGATATTCAACTACAGGAGCTAGTAAATCAGATAATGCACAACCTATAGTAGGTACTTATAAATTAGGTTCCATTGCTATAGCTCATAATGGGAATTTAGTTAATGCAGCAGTTATAAGAGAACTTTTAGAAGATGGCGGATGTATTTTTCAAACTTCTATAGATACAGAAGTATTATTAAATTTAATAGCAAGAAGTGCTAAAAAAGGTATAGATAAAGCAGTAGTAGATGCAATACAAGCAATTAAAGGTTCCTATGCTATTGTTATACTTACGGAAGATAAGTTAATAGGAGCAAGAGATCCTCATGGTATACGCCCTATGTGTTTAGGAAAAATTGGGGAGGATTATTTATTAAGTTCAGAAAGTTGTGCTTTTGATTGTGTAGGTGGAGAATTTATAAGGGATATAGAACCTGGGGAAATAGTTATTATAGATGAAAGTGGAATAGATTCCATTAAATTTGCAGAAAAAACAAAATGTCATACTTGTGCTTTTGAATATATATATTTTGCAAGACCAGATAGTACTATGGATGGTATAAATGTTTATGAATCAAGGGTTAGAGCAGGAAGAAAACTTTATGAAGAATATCCAGTAGATGCAGATATAGTTATAGGAGTTCCAGATTCAGGTATACCAGCTGCGGTAGGATATGCTGAGGCTTCCCAAATACCTTATGGGATAGGATTTATAAAAAATAAATATGTAGGAAGAACTTTTATAGCACCTTCTCAAGAGTTAAGAGAAAAAGCTGTATCCGTAAAATTAAATCCACTTAAAATAAATGTAGAGGGAAAAAGAGTAGTAATAATAGATGATTCTATAGTAAGAGGAACTACTAGTAAAAGATTAGTACAGATATTAAGAAAAGCTGGAGCTAAAGAAGTACATTTTAGAGTATCATCACCAATGGTTAAGTATCCTTGCTATTTTGGAATAGATACTCCTTATAGAAAAGATTTAATAGGGGCTCATTTAGAAGCAGAAGAAATAAGAGAAAAAATTGGAGCAGATAGCTTGGCTTATATAAGTATGGAAGGGTTAGTAGAAACTCTTAATAAAGAAAAAGGTTTTTGTTTAGGATGTTTTAATGGTATATATCCTATATCTGCACCTATTGAAATGCCTAAAGATAGTTTGGAATAG
- the purM gene encoding phosphoribosylformylglycinamidine cyclo-ligase produces the protein MVSYKEAGVNIEEGYKSVDLIKKHASKTFTKGVLNNLGSFAGMFELPKYKNPVLVSGTDGVGTKLDIAFRMKKYNTVGIDCVAMCVNDILCHGAKPLFFLDYIACGKLEAEVAAQIVEGVSNGCIQSECSLIGGETAEMPGFYRDGEYDIAGFAVGLAEKDEIIDGSKIEDGDILIGIASSGPHSNGYSLIRKLVEDLHKDFEGEKIGSTLLTPTKIYVKPVMKLLEKYDVKGMAHVTGGGFYENIPRMFKEDFTAVINKKSYPMPNIFDYLMSLGVDEDHMYNTFNMGIGFVLCVDEKDGENIIKDLIEMGEKGYKIGYVKKGDKSVELI, from the coding sequence ATGGTATCTTATAAAGAAGCTGGAGTTAACATAGAGGAAGGTTATAAATCTGTAGATCTTATAAAAAAACATGCTTCAAAGACATTTACAAAGGGCGTATTGAATAATTTAGGAAGCTTTGCGGGTATGTTTGAACTTCCTAAATATAAAAATCCTGTATTAGTATCAGGAACAGATGGGGTTGGAACTAAATTAGATATAGCATTTAGAATGAAAAAATATAATACAGTGGGAATAGATTGTGTAGCTATGTGTGTAAATGATATATTATGTCATGGTGCTAAACCATTATTCTTCTTAGATTATATAGCTTGTGGAAAGCTAGAAGCAGAAGTTGCAGCTCAGATTGTAGAAGGGGTTAGTAATGGGTGTATCCAAAGTGAATGTTCTCTAATTGGTGGAGAAACAGCGGAAATGCCAGGATTTTATAGAGATGGAGAATATGATATAGCTGGTTTTGCTGTAGGATTAGCAGAAAAAGATGAAATAATAGATGGAAGTAAAATAGAAGATGGTGATATATTAATAGGCATAGCATCATCAGGACCTCATAGTAATGGATATTCTCTTATAAGAAAACTAGTAGAAGATTTACATAAAGATTTTGAAGGAGAAAAAATAGGCAGTACTCTTTTAACTCCTACAAAAATATATGTAAAACCTGTAATGAAACTTTTAGAGAAATATGATGTAAAAGGTATGGCTCATGTAACTGGGGGAGGTTTTTATGAAAACATACCAAGAATGTTTAAAGAGGATTTTACAGCAGTTATAAATAAAAAATCTTATCCAATGCCTAATATATTTGATTACTTAATGAGCTTAGGAGTAGATGAAGACCATATGTATAATACTTTTAATATGGGAATTGGGTTTGTATTATGTGTAGATGAAAAAGATGGGGAAAATATAATAAAAGATCTGATAGAAATGGGAGAAAAGGGTTATAAAATAGGATATGTTAAAAAAGGAGATAAGTCTGTTGAACTAATTTAA
- the purN gene encoding phosphoribosylglycinamide formyltransferase: MFKIAVLVSGGGSNLQSVIDKIEEGYLKNCKIEIVIGDRANIYGIERAEKKGIKTLILDRKIYKDSLSNEICENLYGKVDLIVLAGWLSILNGDLINKFENKIINIHPSLIPSFCGDGMYGIKVHQKALEYGVKVSGCTVHFVDKGTDSGPIIIQKSVPIFAEDTAGILQKRVLEKEHEALPEAIKLISEEKVKLQGRKVFIKID; the protein is encoded by the coding sequence ATGTTTAAAATTGCAGTGCTTGTTTCAGGAGGAGGAAGCAATCTTCAATCAGTAATAGATAAAATAGAAGAAGGTTATTTGAAAAATTGCAAGATAGAAATAGTTATAGGGGATAGAGCTAATATTTATGGAATAGAAAGAGCGGAAAAAAAGGGTATTAAAACTTTAATTTTAGATAGAAAAATATATAAAGATAGCTTATCTAATGAAATATGTGAGAATTTATATGGAAAAGTAGATTTAATAGTTTTAGCAGGATGGCTTTCTATATTAAACGGGGATTTAATAAATAAATTTGAAAATAAGATAATAAACATACACCCTTCATTGATACCAAGCTTTTGTGGAGATGGAATGTATGGTATAAAAGTACATCAAAAAGCATTAGAATATGGGGTGAAAGTATCTGGTTGTACTGTTCATTTTGTAGATAAAGGCACAGATAGTGGTCCTATAATAATACAAAAATCAGTACCAATTTTTGCAGAAGATACAGCAGGAATATTACAAAAGAGAGTTTTAGAAAAAGAACATGAAGCATTACCAGAAGCTATAAAGCTTATAAGTGAAGAGAAAGTAAAGTTACAAGGAAGAAAAGTATTTATTAAAATAGACTAA
- the purH gene encoding bifunctional phosphoribosylaminoimidazolecarboxamide formyltransferase/IMP cyclohydrolase — translation MIKRALISVFDKEGILDLAKFLENENVEIISTGGTYKYLKENGVKVIEIEEVTGFPEMLDGRVKTLNPLIHGGILAIRDNKEHMNTIEEKGIKPIDMVVVNLYPFFNKVEEDLSFDEKVEFIDIGGPTMIRAAAKNFKDVVVLTDTKDYQNVINEIRENNQVNIKTRKKLAGKVFNLMSAYDAAISNFLLEDEYPEYLTLSYKKNTDLRYGENPHQTAAYYTSTVGKYPMKDFEKLNGKDLSYNNIKDMDIAWKTVCEFEEVACCALKHNTPCGVAIGDTVEEVYTKAYECDPISIFGGIVAFNRKVDKKTAENLAKIFLEIVVAPDFDEDALEVLKAKKNLRVIKCEERSTKGKDMAKVDGGILVQQGDNILLEDTKVVTQKSPTEKEMNDLIFGMKVVKYVKSNAIVVVKDGMAKGIGGGQVNRIWAAKEALDRAGDGVVLASDAFFPFGDVAEEAAKWGIKAIIQPGGSIRDEESIKVCDEKGISMVFTGIRHFKH, via the coding sequence TTGATAAAAAGAGCATTGATAAGCGTATTTGACAAAGAGGGAATTTTAGATTTAGCAAAGTTTTTAGAAAATGAAAATGTTGAAATAATATCTACAGGTGGAACTTATAAATATTTAAAAGAAAATGGAGTAAAAGTAATAGAAATAGAAGAGGTAACAGGGTTTCCAGAAATGCTAGACGGTAGAGTAAAAACACTAAATCCTTTAATTCATGGAGGAATATTGGCTATAAGAGATAACAAAGAGCATATGAATACAATAGAAGAAAAGGGGATAAAGCCCATAGATATGGTAGTAGTTAATTTATATCCTTTCTTTAACAAAGTAGAAGAAGATTTAAGTTTTGATGAAAAAGTAGAATTTATAGATATTGGTGGTCCTACTATGATAAGGGCAGCAGCTAAAAATTTTAAAGATGTAGTAGTTCTAACAGATACTAAAGATTATCAAAATGTAATAAATGAAATAAGAGAAAACAATCAGGTAAACATAAAAACTAGAAAAAAATTAGCAGGAAAAGTTTTTAATCTAATGTCAGCTTATGATGCAGCTATAAGCAATTTCTTACTAGAAGATGAATATCCAGAGTACTTAACTTTATCTTATAAAAAGAATACGGATTTAAGATATGGAGAAAATCCCCATCAAACAGCTGCTTATTACACATCTACTGTTGGAAAATATCCTATGAAAGATTTTGAAAAGTTAAATGGAAAAGATTTATCTTATAACAATATAAAAGATATGGATATAGCTTGGAAAACTGTTTGTGAATTTGAAGAGGTAGCTTGCTGTGCACTAAAACATAATACACCTTGTGGTGTTGCTATAGGAGATACTGTAGAGGAAGTTTATACTAAGGCCTATGAATGTGATCCTATATCTATATTTGGTGGCATAGTTGCTTTTAATAGAAAAGTAGATAAAAAAACAGCAGAAAATTTAGCAAAAATATTTTTAGAAATAGTTGTAGCACCAGATTTTGATGAAGATGCTTTAGAAGTATTGAAAGCTAAGAAAAATTTAAGGGTTATAAAATGTGAAGAAAGATCTACTAAAGGAAAAGATATGGCAAAGGTAGATGGAGGAATACTAGTACAACAAGGGGATAATATATTATTAGAAGATACAAAAGTAGTTACCCAAAAATCACCAACAGAAAAAGAAATGAATGATCTCATATTTGGTATGAAAGTAGTTAAATATGTTAAGTCTAATGCCATTGTAGTAGTTAAAGATGGTATGGCAAAAGGTATTGGTGGAGGTCAAGTAAATAGAATATGGGCAGCAAAAGAAGCTTTAGATAGAGCGGGAGATGGAGTAGTTTTAGCTTCAGATGCTTTCTTTCCATTTGGGGATGTAGCAGAGGAAGCTGCAAAATGGGGAATAAAGGCCATAATCCAACCAGGTGGTTCTATAAGAGATGAAGAATCTATAAAGGTATGTGATGAAAAGGGTATTTCTATGGTATTTACAGGAATAAGACATTTTAAACATTAA